The following coding sequences lie in one Silene latifolia isolate original U9 population chromosome 5, ASM4854445v1, whole genome shotgun sequence genomic window:
- the LOC141657818 gene encoding NAD(H) kinase 1-like, which yields MSPSQENGSVSCSVHENGSSDSLSLFCSENAVQEILQQPLQGIDEHLFEFSEAMRTVAKALRRAAEGKASAQVEAAEWKRKFELEKARNMQLERKALTVGKHNSDVSTKAAADIADQPEVCLPANGHCCGKNGICNHEVLRDGPTPNSNFVNRKVVRKASFKLSWNEGENGNQYKHDVVSFDKGNISTTERSSKQIFLKWESPPQTVLVLSKPNSTSVRLLCAELVRWLKQEKHLNVYVEPRVRSELLDESSCFNFVQTWKNDEEVLLLHTKVDLVVTLGGDGTVLWAASLFKGPVPPVVPFSMGSLGFMTPFYSEQYKESLDSVIQGPISITLRHRLQCVVIREAAKHEFETEEPILVLNEVTIDRGISSYLTNLECYCDNTFVTCVQGDGLILSTTSGSTAYSLAAGGSMVHPQVPGILFTPICPHSLSFRPLILPEHVTLRVQVPFNSRGPAWVSFDGKDRKQLAPGDALICSMAPWPVPTACQGDSMGDFFRSIHEGLHWNLRKTQSFDGPSVSN from the exons ATGTCTCCTAGTCAG GAAAATGGAAGCGTTTCCTGCTCAGTGCATGAAAATGGAAGTTCCGATTCACTCTCCCTATTTTGCTCAGAAAACGCAGTGCAGGAAATTCTTCAGCAACCTCTTCAAGGAATAGACGAGCATCTTTTTGAATTTTCCGAAGCTATGAGAA CTGTGGCCAAGGCACTGAGACGTGCTGCAGAAGGAAAGGCTTCAGCTCAAGTCGAGGCAGCTGAATGGAAGCGGAAATTTGAACTTGAAAAGGCTAGGAATATGCAACTGGAGCGTAAAG CACTAACAGTCGGAAAGCACAATTCCGATGTTTCAACAAAGGCAGCAGCGGACATAGCTGACCAACCTGAAGTGTGTCTCCCAGCAAATGGCCACTGTTGTGGGAAAAACGGAATTTGCAACCATGAAGTTCTTCGAGATGGTCCCACGCCCAATTCAAATTTTGTGAATAGAAAAGTCGTGAGAAAG GCATCATTCAAGCTTTCATGGAACGAAGGTGAAAATGGCAATCAGTATAAACACGATGTTGTATCATTTGACAAAGGAAACATAAGTACAACTGAGCGCAGTAGTAAACAG ATTTTCCTCAAGTGGGAGAGTCCGCCTCAGACTGTTCTTGTTTTATCCAAACCAAATTCGACATCTGTACGACTTTTATGCGCCGAATTGGTCAG ATGGTTAAAACAGGAAAAGCATTTAAACGTATATGTGGAGCCACGAGTCCGGTCAGAACTCCTAGATGAGTCTTCTTGCTTCAACTTTGTTCAGACCTGGAAGAATG ACGAGGAGGTCTTGCTCCTGCATACAAAAGTTGACCTTGTCGTCACTCTTGGTGGTGATGGAACTGTACTATGG GCTGCGTCGTTGTTCAAAGGGCCAGTTCCCCCTGTGGTTCCCTTTTCAATGGGATCATTAGGCTTCATGACTCCATTCT ATAGCGAACAATATAAGGAATCACTGGATTCAGTTATACAAGGTCCTATAAGTATCACATTGCGACATCGGTTGCAGTGCGTGGTTATTCGAGAGGCAGCAAAGCACGAGTTTGAGACAGAAGAACCCATTCTTGTTTTGAATGAGGTCACGATTGATCGAGGGATCTCGTCATATCTCACTAACTTAGAATGCTATTGTGACAATACCTTTGTGACTTGTGTTCAAGGAGATGGCTTGATATTATCCACCACTTCTGGTAGCACTGCTTATTCTTTGGCGGCTGGAGGTTCCATGGTTCATCCACAG GTTCCCGGCATCTTATTCACACCCATATGCCCACACTCGCTATCCTTTCGACCACTGATATTGCCGGAGCATGTAACGTTGAGGGTACAAGTGCCATTTAACAGCAGAGGCCCCGCGTGGGTCTCATTCGATGGCAAAGACAGAAAACAGTTAGCTCCCGGTGATGCACTCATATGCAGCATGGCACCGTGGCCTGTACCCACAGCGTGTCAAGGCGATTCCATGGGTGATTTCTTTCGGAGTATCCACGAGGGTTTGCACTGGAATTTGAGAAAGACACAATCCTTTGATGGCCCTTCTGTGAGCAATTGA